A genome region from Gambusia affinis linkage group LG24, SWU_Gaff_1.0, whole genome shotgun sequence includes the following:
- the LOC122827297 gene encoding insulin receptor substrate 2-like isoform X1 yields the protein MASPPATGGHLLSNGTNDVKKCGYLRKQKHGHRRFFVLREPTERCAARLEYYESEKKWRNKSAAKRVITLDSCLCVNKRADAKHKHLIALYTKDEYFAVAAENEQEQENWYTVLSDLIAESKVFDSPASTSSLVGFEETTYGQLTPATATYKEVWQVNLKSRGLGQIKNLTGVYRLCLSNRNISFVKLNSETAAVNLQLMNIRRCGHSDSFFFIEVGRSAVTGPGEFWMQAEDSVVAQNIHETILEAMKSMKELSEFRPRSKSQSASTNPISVPTRRNLNNLPPSQTGLVRRSRTDSMAATSPGRKFTSCRIRTASEGDGSVTRPVSMSIPVGESPTSPNSGNHLMRSYTLSNGRTCRILESACNLHHSRSMPMSNSPPAASSPISSSPRGGTRVSTPDKARRPFSCSASISGSLSDTGFLLCDDFSSSPGEHKFLTLTRSDTPDSLSSTPPSRDLSDPCGYMLMEGANGSMTSCGIEGQNCDKAYRKRTHSLTTPRQQKVVTPLSSASLDEYTLMRIAHGQNSHSASPKVCYPEDYGDIEIGSSRSSSSNLGDDGYMPMTPGVAPQSGKTDNYVPMSPMCVSAPKQIVNPRVHPQAATNGYKANSPCSSSLEDSGYMKMWCGSKSSMDSPDRHGEYMNMSPGNPPPLQTPPDYYLSPLAGEPASIKPAYQTGSLTLPAKLQSSKNEDSGQYVLMSPQSSRQKTGESDYYSVMQPCAVQTSPLSPSVPSPVRHHRAENLSYRGRLGRPNRLSLDTLRTLPSMNEHPLPLEPRSPGEYINIDFNCNRSSPPSTVFTESQSSSLGSSGVRSGRSSLSDYMNLELGSHSPKGDDTPVERLATLPELSSCPCSEDDVVYHVECEKSSRSFVDEVKNDYTEMTFAMTSSPPQLVPQNSSSQSCRERRLSLEDQGVPERIGVFLLGAATSPTVDPDRSAKVIRANPQGRRRHSSETFSSTATVTPVFPSFARGDAVKRPSSVENISSRSSEGSDEEYGSPVTRHSSTGYSNGLNYIALNLLENRDVEKCGDLVGFKPTSSCKGGINGLHNTPYVCLGFKETATTAKD from the exons ATGGCAAGTCCTCCGGCGACGGGAGGACACCTGTTATCTAACGGGACGAATGATGTGAAGAAGTGCGGCTACTTGAGGAAGCAGAAACACGGACACAGGCGTTTTTTCGTGCTCCGGGAGCCCACGGAGCGCTGTGCCGCACGGCTGGAGTACTATGAAAGCGAgaagaaatggagaaataaGTCCGCCGCCAAACGCGTCATAACTTTGGACTCCTGTCTGTGCGTAAACAAACGCGCCGATGCCAAACACAAGCACCTCATCGCCCTCTACACCAAGGACGAATACTTTGCTGTGGCTGCAGAAAACGAGCAGGAGCAGGAAAACTGGTACACCGTTCTGTCTGATTTAATAGCAGAGAGCAAAGTGTTTGACAGCCCTGCTTCCACATCCTCTTTAGTGGGGTTTGAGGAGACCACTTACGGACAGCTTACCCCTGCAACAGCTACCTACAAGGAGGTATGGCAGGTCAATTTGAAATCCAGAGGTTTGGGTCAGATCAAAAACCTCACTGGAGTCTACAGGCTGTGTTTATCCAACCGAAACATCAGCTTCGTCAAGCTGAACTCTGAGACAGCAGCTGTCAACCTCCAACTCATGAACATCAGGAGATGTGGCCACTCAGACAGCTTCTTCTTCATAGAGGTGGGCAGATCAGCAGTAACCGGGCCAGGGGAGTTCTGGATGCAGGCAGAAGACTCAGTGGTAGCGCAGAACATCCATGAGACCATCCTGGAAGCAATGAAGTCGATGAAGGAGCTCTCTGAATTCAGACCGAGGAGCAAAAGCCAGTCAGCCAGCACCAACCCCATCTCTGTGCCCACCCGACGCAACCTCAACAACCTCCCCCCAAGTCAGACCGGGCTGGTGAGGAGATCCAGAACCGACAGCATGGCTGCCACATCCCCAGGGAGGAAATTCACATCCTGTCGGATAAGGACGGCCAGTGAGGGAGATGGAAGCGTAACCCGGCCAGTGTCCATGTCCATACCAGTGGGTGAGAGTCCTACCAGTCCCAATTCTGGAAATCACCTCATGAGGTCCTACACCCTTAGCAACGGGCGCACCTGCAGGATACTGGAGTCTGCATGCAATCTCCATCACAGTCGTTCAATGCCAATGTCCAACTCTCCTCCGGCCGCCTCCAGCCCCATCAGCTCATCTCCCAGGGGAGGAACAAGGGTCTCAACTCCAGACAAAGCCAGGCGTCCTTTCAGCTGCAGCGCCTCCATATCTGGCTCCCTCAGCGACACTGGCTTCCTTCTCTGTGATGATTTCAGCTCCAGCCCAGGTGAACACAAGTTTCTCACTCTGACACGCAGTGACACTCCTGACTCCCTGTCCAGCACACCTCCATCCCGTGACCTGAGCGACCCCTGCGGCTACATGCTAATGGAGGGGGCTAACGGCAGCATGACCAGCTGTGGGATCGAGGGTCAGAATTGTGACAAGGCATACAGGAAGCGAACACACTCCCTCACCACACCACGCCAACAGAAAGTGGTGACTCCATTGTCCTCTGCTTCCTTGGATGAGTACACTCTAATGAGGATAGCCCATGGGCAAAACTCCCACTCTGCTTCACCCAAAGTATGCTATCCTGAGGATTATGGGGACATAGAAATTGGTTCATCCAGGAGCTCCAGTAGCAACCTTGGTGATGATGGCTACATGCCCATGACGCCAGGTGTAGCACCTCAGTCTGGCAAGACAGATAACTATGTACCCATGAGCCCCATGTGTGTCTCAGCACCAAAGCAGATTGTCAACCCCAGGGTGCATCCCCAGGCAGCTACCAATGGCTACAAGGCCAACTCTCCCTGTAGCAGCTCTCTGGAAGACAGTGGATACATGAAAATGTGGTGTGGCTCCAAATCCTCCATGGACAGTCCTGACAGACACGGCGAATACATGAACATGTCACCTGGTAACCCACCCCCTCTGCAGACCCCTCCTGATTACTACTTAAGCCCTCTCGCTGGGGAACCAGCATCAATTAAGCCGGCTTACCAGACGGGCTCCCTCACACTGCCTGCAAAACTTCAGTCATCCAAGAATGAAGACAGTGGCCAGTATGTGTTGATGAGCCCACAGAGTTCAAGACAGAAGACTGGGGAGTCAGACTATTATTCAGTAATGCAGCCGTGTGCAGTTCAAACATCACCGCTGAGCCCCTCAGTCCCCTCCCCAGTCAGGCATCATCGAGCAGAGAATCTGTCCTACAGAGGGAGGCTGGGGAGACCTAACAGGCTGTCTCTGGACACCCTGAGGACCCTGCCCAGCATGAATGAGCATCCCCTGCCCTTGGAACCCCGCAGCCCCGGCGAGTACATCAACATCGACTTCAACTGCAACAGATCTTCCCCACCGTCCACCGTATTCACAGAGAGCCAGTCTTCCTCTCTGGGGTCCAGCGGTGTGCGCTCGGGGCGGTCATCTCTGTCAGACTACATGAACCTGGAGCTGGGCTCGCACTCGCCCAAAGGGGATGACACTCCTGTTGAGCGACTGGCTACCCTGCCTGAGCTGTCTTCATGCCCCTGCTCAGAGGACGATGTTGTGTACCATGTAGAGTGTGAGAAAAGCTCCAGAAGCTTTGTCGATGAGGTGAAAAATGACTATACTGAGATGACATTTGCGATGACTAGCTCACCCCCACAGCTTGTTCCTCAGAACTCAAG CAGCCAGAGCTGCAGGGAGAGAAGGCTATCTCTTGAGGACCAAGGTGTTCCTGAACGGATTGGGGTCTTCCTGCTTGGAGCAGCAACTTCCCCAACCGTGGACCCAGACCGCTCTGCCAAGGTCATCCGGGCCAATCCACAAGGGCGAAGGCGCCACAGCTCAGAAACCTTCTCCTCCACGGCCACAGTGACGCCGGTCTTTCCCTCATTCGCACGCGGCGACGCAGTGAAGAGGCCGAGCTCGGTGGAGAACATCTCGTCCCGCAGCAGTGAGGGTTCCGATGAGGAGTATGGCAGTCCCGTGACCCGCCACAGCTCAACCGGCTACTCTAACGGACTGAACTACATCGCCTTGAACCTGCTAGAAAACAGGGATGTGGAGAAATGTGGAGACTTGGTTGGCTTTAAACCCACCAGCAGCTGCAAAGGGGGCATCAATGGATTACACAACACACCTTACGTCTGTTTGGGGTTCAAGGAGACTGCAACCACTGCCAAAG
- the LOC122827297 gene encoding insulin receptor substrate 2-like isoform X2 gives MASPPATGGHLLSNGTNDVKKCGYLRKQKHGHRRFFVLREPTERCAARLEYYESEKKWRNKSAAKRVITLDSCLCVNKRADAKHKHLIALYTKDEYFAVAAENEQEQENWYTVLSDLIAESKVFDSPASTSSLVGFEETTYGQLTPATATYKEVWQVNLKSRGLGQIKNLTGVYRLCLSNRNISFVKLNSETAAVNLQLMNIRRCGHSDSFFFIEVGRSAVTGPGEFWMQAEDSVVAQNIHETILEAMKSMKELSEFRPRSKSQSASTNPISVPTRRNLNNLPPSQTGLVRRSRTDSMAATSPGRKFTSCRIRTASEGDGSVTRPVSMSIPVGESPTSPNSGNHLMRSYTLSNGRTCRILESACNLHHSRSMPMSNSPPAASSPISSSPRGGTRVSTPDKARRPFSCSASISGSLSDTGFLLCDDFSSSPGEHKFLTLTRSDTPDSLSSTPPSRDLSDPCGYMLMEGANGSMTSCGIEGQNCDKAYRKRTHSLTTPRQQKVVTPLSSASLDEYTLMRIAHGQNSHSASPKVCYPEDYGDIEIGSSRSSSSNLGDDGYMPMTPGVAPQSGKTDNYVPMSPMCVSAPKQIVNPRVHPQAATNGYKANSPCSSSLEDSGYMKMWCGSKSSMDSPDRHGEYMNMSPGNPPPLQTPPDYYLSPLAGEPASIKPAYQTGSLTLPAKLQSSKNEDSGQYVLMSPQSSRQKTGESDYYSVMQPCAVQTSPLSPSVPSPVRHHRAENLSYRGRLGRPNRLSLDTLRTLPSMNEHPLPLEPRSPGEYINIDFNCNRSSPPSTVFTESQSSSLGSSGVRSGRSSLSDYMNLELGSHSPKGDDTPVERLATLPELSSCPCSEDDVVYHVECEKSSRSFVDEVKNDYTEMTFAMTSSPPQLVPQNSSQSCRERRLSLEDQGVPERIGVFLLGAATSPTVDPDRSAKVIRANPQGRRRHSSETFSSTATVTPVFPSFARGDAVKRPSSVENISSRSSEGSDEEYGSPVTRHSSTGYSNGLNYIALNLLENRDVEKCGDLVGFKPTSSCKGGINGLHNTPYVCLGFKETATTAKD, from the exons ATGGCAAGTCCTCCGGCGACGGGAGGACACCTGTTATCTAACGGGACGAATGATGTGAAGAAGTGCGGCTACTTGAGGAAGCAGAAACACGGACACAGGCGTTTTTTCGTGCTCCGGGAGCCCACGGAGCGCTGTGCCGCACGGCTGGAGTACTATGAAAGCGAgaagaaatggagaaataaGTCCGCCGCCAAACGCGTCATAACTTTGGACTCCTGTCTGTGCGTAAACAAACGCGCCGATGCCAAACACAAGCACCTCATCGCCCTCTACACCAAGGACGAATACTTTGCTGTGGCTGCAGAAAACGAGCAGGAGCAGGAAAACTGGTACACCGTTCTGTCTGATTTAATAGCAGAGAGCAAAGTGTTTGACAGCCCTGCTTCCACATCCTCTTTAGTGGGGTTTGAGGAGACCACTTACGGACAGCTTACCCCTGCAACAGCTACCTACAAGGAGGTATGGCAGGTCAATTTGAAATCCAGAGGTTTGGGTCAGATCAAAAACCTCACTGGAGTCTACAGGCTGTGTTTATCCAACCGAAACATCAGCTTCGTCAAGCTGAACTCTGAGACAGCAGCTGTCAACCTCCAACTCATGAACATCAGGAGATGTGGCCACTCAGACAGCTTCTTCTTCATAGAGGTGGGCAGATCAGCAGTAACCGGGCCAGGGGAGTTCTGGATGCAGGCAGAAGACTCAGTGGTAGCGCAGAACATCCATGAGACCATCCTGGAAGCAATGAAGTCGATGAAGGAGCTCTCTGAATTCAGACCGAGGAGCAAAAGCCAGTCAGCCAGCACCAACCCCATCTCTGTGCCCACCCGACGCAACCTCAACAACCTCCCCCCAAGTCAGACCGGGCTGGTGAGGAGATCCAGAACCGACAGCATGGCTGCCACATCCCCAGGGAGGAAATTCACATCCTGTCGGATAAGGACGGCCAGTGAGGGAGATGGAAGCGTAACCCGGCCAGTGTCCATGTCCATACCAGTGGGTGAGAGTCCTACCAGTCCCAATTCTGGAAATCACCTCATGAGGTCCTACACCCTTAGCAACGGGCGCACCTGCAGGATACTGGAGTCTGCATGCAATCTCCATCACAGTCGTTCAATGCCAATGTCCAACTCTCCTCCGGCCGCCTCCAGCCCCATCAGCTCATCTCCCAGGGGAGGAACAAGGGTCTCAACTCCAGACAAAGCCAGGCGTCCTTTCAGCTGCAGCGCCTCCATATCTGGCTCCCTCAGCGACACTGGCTTCCTTCTCTGTGATGATTTCAGCTCCAGCCCAGGTGAACACAAGTTTCTCACTCTGACACGCAGTGACACTCCTGACTCCCTGTCCAGCACACCTCCATCCCGTGACCTGAGCGACCCCTGCGGCTACATGCTAATGGAGGGGGCTAACGGCAGCATGACCAGCTGTGGGATCGAGGGTCAGAATTGTGACAAGGCATACAGGAAGCGAACACACTCCCTCACCACACCACGCCAACAGAAAGTGGTGACTCCATTGTCCTCTGCTTCCTTGGATGAGTACACTCTAATGAGGATAGCCCATGGGCAAAACTCCCACTCTGCTTCACCCAAAGTATGCTATCCTGAGGATTATGGGGACATAGAAATTGGTTCATCCAGGAGCTCCAGTAGCAACCTTGGTGATGATGGCTACATGCCCATGACGCCAGGTGTAGCACCTCAGTCTGGCAAGACAGATAACTATGTACCCATGAGCCCCATGTGTGTCTCAGCACCAAAGCAGATTGTCAACCCCAGGGTGCATCCCCAGGCAGCTACCAATGGCTACAAGGCCAACTCTCCCTGTAGCAGCTCTCTGGAAGACAGTGGATACATGAAAATGTGGTGTGGCTCCAAATCCTCCATGGACAGTCCTGACAGACACGGCGAATACATGAACATGTCACCTGGTAACCCACCCCCTCTGCAGACCCCTCCTGATTACTACTTAAGCCCTCTCGCTGGGGAACCAGCATCAATTAAGCCGGCTTACCAGACGGGCTCCCTCACACTGCCTGCAAAACTTCAGTCATCCAAGAATGAAGACAGTGGCCAGTATGTGTTGATGAGCCCACAGAGTTCAAGACAGAAGACTGGGGAGTCAGACTATTATTCAGTAATGCAGCCGTGTGCAGTTCAAACATCACCGCTGAGCCCCTCAGTCCCCTCCCCAGTCAGGCATCATCGAGCAGAGAATCTGTCCTACAGAGGGAGGCTGGGGAGACCTAACAGGCTGTCTCTGGACACCCTGAGGACCCTGCCCAGCATGAATGAGCATCCCCTGCCCTTGGAACCCCGCAGCCCCGGCGAGTACATCAACATCGACTTCAACTGCAACAGATCTTCCCCACCGTCCACCGTATTCACAGAGAGCCAGTCTTCCTCTCTGGGGTCCAGCGGTGTGCGCTCGGGGCGGTCATCTCTGTCAGACTACATGAACCTGGAGCTGGGCTCGCACTCGCCCAAAGGGGATGACACTCCTGTTGAGCGACTGGCTACCCTGCCTGAGCTGTCTTCATGCCCCTGCTCAGAGGACGATGTTGTGTACCATGTAGAGTGTGAGAAAAGCTCCAGAAGCTTTGTCGATGAGGTGAAAAATGACTATACTGAGATGACATTTGCGATGACTAGCTCACCCCCACAGCTTGTTCCTCAGAACTCAAG CCAGAGCTGCAGGGAGAGAAGGCTATCTCTTGAGGACCAAGGTGTTCCTGAACGGATTGGGGTCTTCCTGCTTGGAGCAGCAACTTCCCCAACCGTGGACCCAGACCGCTCTGCCAAGGTCATCCGGGCCAATCCACAAGGGCGAAGGCGCCACAGCTCAGAAACCTTCTCCTCCACGGCCACAGTGACGCCGGTCTTTCCCTCATTCGCACGCGGCGACGCAGTGAAGAGGCCGAGCTCGGTGGAGAACATCTCGTCCCGCAGCAGTGAGGGTTCCGATGAGGAGTATGGCAGTCCCGTGACCCGCCACAGCTCAACCGGCTACTCTAACGGACTGAACTACATCGCCTTGAACCTGCTAGAAAACAGGGATGTGGAGAAATGTGGAGACTTGGTTGGCTTTAAACCCACCAGCAGCTGCAAAGGGGGCATCAATGGATTACACAACACACCTTACGTCTGTTTGGGGTTCAAGGAGACTGCAACCACTGCCAAAG